agcagcgtGAGACTGGCATACAGAGGGAGATTTTCTACAGAACCCCGCTTCCCACTACGCTGCTCAAAGCTCGAGGGGCAGAAATGACACAGTGCATGCTGGGTAGAATTTTCTGATCATGTGATCAAAGATCCACAAAACCATTGTCCATCTAAAGGAAATCCATGGTGTGAAAAGCCTCGGAAGGAAACCCTGGTGCTGAGGGGGCAGGAGATCAGCCCCAGTCCCTTCAGcactggatggggcagagggaaagTGCGCAACCGGGGCACTTTGCAGCATCACTGGGAACTCGGGCCCTGAACTACCTGGCTCTCCAGGGCTGGACCTCAGTTACTACATCAGTGACTCCACCAGTGCCACCTGTGCTACCTGAGGATCCTCTCGAACTCATTGCGGTCCCGCTGCACCTGCACAGCCAGGCTGTGCTCCTTGTGGGCTATCTGCTCCAGCCGACTGTTCTTCAGCATGGCCTCAGTCTCCGCCTTCCTCTGCGCAGCTTCCTTCTCCTTCCGGCGCCACTCTCGCTCGGTGGCCTCTTGGTTCCGCTTGGCCCTCAGCGCATCCTGCCAGAAAGGGAGAGCACTGACTCCTGCTGCGAGCAGAGCAGGGACCCTAGCTGCGCTGTGTGCACAGTTCCACACCCCTGATGCGGGGCAGACAGCCCCTGTTGCTGCTCAGGACCTTGAGCTCCCTTTGTCTGAGCTACAGAGGAGCCAGCTGGGTTCTGCCttggctcctgccccccagcacagtgTCCAGCTATGTGCATGCTCCTACTCATGATGCAGGACAGACCCAGCTGGAGTTGCTGAGCATGAGCAGAGGCAGCAGTGCTGGACGTTACAGAAACCCTGTTAGACTTGGGATCTGAGCTGAATGGAGTGAAGAAAGATACAGAACAGTGGGTTGGTGCCATCTGTGAGTTATGCTGGCACCTAGCTCACAGCCTCAGGGTCCTCATGGTCCTTCAGAGTCAATGACAATCTATAACACGGGTAGTCAATAGGcggactgtgggccaaatccagaccccCAGACACTTTCAaatggaccctgaaatctttttacttacttattatcattattgttgttattttttaaaattttccctgGAGTGTGGACCTGGACTGCACCTTgaacaagaaatttggaccttgacaaaaaataattgactagcCCAATCTATAGAATGCTGCAGCCACTCATCTAATGCCGAGCCTCTGCAGCCACCTCCTGAGcaaggggattggtcctgctttgagcagggggttggactagatgacctcctgaggtcccttccaaccctaatattctatgattctatgagtgcaTAACACTAGGTTCTAGTGGGTCCACCGCAGGGTTGGTGAGATCTCCACAACTCTGGGCTGAGACCACCTGAGAGACCTGCCTCCCACCCCATTATGGCAGCAAGATCTGGCTATGCTCCTGGGGTGGCCTCTCTAGGACAAACAGCAGAGCTTTCTCAGCCAGGTTAGAGCCTTGTGGACACGGGTTTCTCATGTCTCCCTTGCTTTGCTGTGAGACCCCCATGAAGAGTGCGAGGAAATAGCATCATTCCTGGTCCCTTGCCAAGGCGAGGGATGGGGTGAGAcctcctcccagggcaggagaAGGGAAGGCCGCTCTACAACATGGTGCCTCAACAGAGCAACACAACTGGTTTAACAAGGTCCATTTCTCAGTGCATTTCACTGAAATATCTCCCTCCTCAGAGCAGCGTGAGAggctcccacagctcctggctgGACAGCCAGCGGAGAAGAGAAGCTCCAGCTTCTCCATCATACCTCTGTCCCAGTAGCCCTTGCTAGCCCCTTGCCAGCTCCAGCAAGGGGGACAGACATCCTGTGTGAAGGGAAGCTGCTAATTCcttggagctggggaaggagttTGCTCAGGGGAACATGCTGCTAGATGCAAGTCTGTGTAAAGAGAATGCAGCATCTCCCCAGGCCCGTGCTTGGTCCCTCTGCCCACTGGCTCTGGAGACTGCAGATGTAATGCACTCTAACCAGGTATCCTGGCCAGGGGATGAGCCCCACCCATGCCCCCTACATGACTAGGGCTCTAGGGACTGGTCTAGCAAGAGGAACCATTCCTCTGCTACTCCCATTGGGTTTGTTGAGGTTTTGACTCGGCTGGGATGGAAGCAGGGGAGTGAGAGGCAGAGAGGGAGATGGACTGGCATAGAGGCAGGCTTAGCGAGCATGTTACCTGCTCTGCTTGGTAATCCTGGGCCTTTTCCTGCAATGCCCTCAGACGCGCCGTCTCCATCTCCTTCTCCCGACGGATCTTCTCCTGTTCAGCCTCGAACTCTGCTTCCCGTGCCTGGGCCAGGCAAACAGAGCCAGGTCAGTGAGCTGCACCCGGGCTGTTAACAGTAACCTTTCCCCATCGCCACCACATGCAGGCACACAGCATCATACACATCCGGTGTCTCTGTCTCTCgctcacacacacatttctgaccagagaacttcccccaaataattcccagagcagatatTTAGCTACATATCCAGacttgtcagtgatggagaatccaccataatccTTAATAAATTGTTCCCCTTCTTCTCTGGACTCCTTACAGGAGCCAGCATCTAGCTAGCCAGACATTCTCCCTCTGTTCTCGGCTGAACTACGCTCCCGTACCAGAAAACGTGGTTCATACAGATGTGTTTTTCTGCCTGCGAGATATGGACATGCCAACATCCATCAGCACAGATGGATCTTGCTGATAGAGTCACAGATGTTAATgccagaagaaaccattatgatgatctagtctcAACTCCTGCATAGCACTGCCCAGGGAACCTCATCCCccacccaataatttctgcaccTGGCCCAGAACTCATGGCTGAACTAGAGCAGAACCTTCACAGTAACATGCAGCCTCAGTTTACTGGGCAGGAATGCAACCTGGTCTCTTGTCCCGCTGCCCACACAACATACCATTTTCTGCTTCTGGTACTCCAGCACCCGCTGGTCAGCCATCCTCTCCTGTGCCAGCTGCTCCTCCTTACGCTGCTGGTTTTCATCATTGATACGTTTAATCTCAGCTTGAATTTTCCTCTTCTGCTCATGTCTGTGCTCCATGTCCTGAGAAAGGTACAAGGCAAGGTGTCCATCAGAGAGGGACCCCAGGAAGATGGCTTCAGCACAGACTCTTTCCCAGCCCATTCTTGCTTTGGCATTTGCCTGGAGCCTTCTTGGTACCATGTACCAGGAGGGACAGAGGAGCCAGCTACTGGGCTGGGGTTGAAGAAGGATCCTGTTACTAATTGCTCACTTTCCAAGTGGGCTCCTTGTCTGCTTCCCCTACTCCTCAACCGTGAGATTAACTAGCTCtgggctgccccttcccctggccccagGAGATACTAGAGAGCCGGGGTCTGAGTCTCCTCTCACATGTGCTGGGTTGGCAACAGAGTTCCTCCTCACTTACCCTGCTGACAGAGAGAGGAGAGTGGTTGGACAGGCTCAGAATCAATCTCTGACAATTCACCTGTCTCTCTTACCCTCAGGTcttccatctgcagctgctccagatAATCGAGCATCTCCTGGGCCTCCTGATCCCGCTGCTCTGCCTTCATAGCCCTCTCCTGCTGGTTCTTCTCTATCTGTTTGATGATATGTTGCCTCCCTCTGAGAACAGGACACAACAATATCTCTGGCAGGGAGACATGAGTGGCCCATCATACTGTCCCCAGCACAAATGCCTGCAAAACCTGCCTTGAGAGCTGCTCTGCCAGCGAGGCCCCATGGCCATACAGGCAGGTTTCCCCTGGTTTCCATGGGAAATGCTGGGAGAGGGGCTGCACTATGACTAGCCCTGCCTAGTGCTGCAGAATCACCTGATCTGCTCCTGCTTCCTCTtctgctccagctcctcctgcaTCTTGGTGGCTTTCTGCCTCTCCACCTCCATCATCTGGTCCAGgcgcttctcctcctcctccagctccttttcAATCAGCTGCTTCTCCAGCATCTGTGCATCGCGGATCGCCTGGCACTTTGCGTTCAAGATCATCTGTGGGGACAAAGAACCGCACTGGCTCAACCTtgcagatgggggaggggcatggaGAGAGAGTCCAAGAAGAAAGAAACAGACGgtgacctagtggttagagcaaagaATTAGCTCTATTCCCAGCTATGCCACTGACTCACCGGGTGccctcgggcaagtcacttagcgtTTCTGCACCCTGGTTTCCTCACATCTGAGTACAGCAAGGACTGCACAGCACAGGCGGCTGGTAATTACCCAAAGAGCTTCCCCCCTTAGGTAACCAGTGCATATCCAGCCCAGGTCAGTAGAGACCATAAGTCCATGCTATCAGATGGCTGGCCCGTGGCATCATGTGGAATGAGTCTTGGTCCCACTCCTCGTAGACAGGTCATGATCTGCACCATTACAGCAGGCACCTTCCCTGACAGCCATCGCACAGGGGCCAAGAAGACTCAGCTTCCCTCTCCCTGTACAGGGTCCCTCCGGGGCAAGGCTGAGCTTGCCCTGCTTTGGATAAACCTGGCTCTGAGTGCCATGGGTCAGTGGGTACAGTGCTTCGCAGAGGGGCCCAGTtactggggagaggggcagactGCAGAGCAGAGAGCCCGAGACCCCACCTCACTGAGCTCCTTGACCTCATCTTCCTGCTCCATGCGCATCCTGTTGGCCCGCTGCAGCAGATACTGGGCTCGCTCCTTGGCCTCCTCCTCCAGGTCGCTCAGCTTCTCCTTCTTCTTCTGCACTATCCCCTTCTGCTTCACGGTGTTTTTGCGCTCATTCACCCCGGCCTGGAGAAGAAAGGCGGGCTGCTGACAGAGGGATCCCCACACCACACTCCTGGCACTGGAGAGCCTGGCTGACTCTGCCATAGAGCCCTTACTCCAGAGTTTTGCCACAAGCCAGAGTCTTCTGGCCCAGCACCACGACACCATATCTGGGTGGGGTTGACCTGCACAGGGGGTGCTTCAAGGAGGTAACACTGCTGAGGGAGATGCTCAAATCCTATCGTGTCCAAGAAAGGAGAGCTGCCTGGAACCATGGCCTCTGCGATATTCCCCCCCATCCTGTGCTCATGAGCCAGCGGCGTTGTGCAGAAGGCTTCTTCCCACATGGGATCCCTGAGTTTGGTATCAGCCACCCATGTCCATTAAATGGGCCACTCTCTCCACTGCCAGAACTTCCTGAGGTTGTAGCACtgcagtctccccaccccccacagggtAAGGATTCTCACCGGGATATCAACTGTGGGGGCTGGGCAATCCCTACACCCCTCCATCAGATAGCCTGGGCTTGCTCCCTTGGGTCCCAGCATAGGGTACAAGTTCCATGTCTCTGCTGCTGGGAGCATTTGGGTGGAGAGCTCTTTCCAGAGCTTGGCCAATCGCTAGGAGCTACCAGGGGTCATTCTGGAGCACAATGATCCCTCTCCCCTGACGGGGAAGCAGCATAAACAATTTGCAGGCCCACAGACATGAGCTTGCCCAGGGGCTTCCTCTATAAAGCCCTACATGGTTTGGGGCCTGGCTGGTCAAGAACCCCACCCCATCCTTGCAGTCTGCACCCCACTGTGACACgctgtacctcgggggaacaccctaTGCCCCCacattcatttttataaaatgactgtgtggtatccaatgcaaagtttgtcacgtTGGGTGTCTCTGGAAGGATCATAAGGCACTGAGCATGGTTATTATAATGaagttatagtaattgttacagtaatgttagagtaaggttataggttataatttcatgtatatagttatgaggctgaaaatgtatcctcatggcttaaagcgagcccatgcaaaaactctccaagagcagagaggcagttcacatctcatcagggcatggatgggacaagcccagcccagcctcacaggaacaatggacgctggcttaggcagcaacaaaagaatctgttagaccctTGAGGGAGTCACCTCTTTCCTTTGGGCAGTTTGGAaatgcaatgaggtaatgctcacctgactctgatcAAAGGGGACAGCCTGACTGAAAAGTAACTAGCCAGCCTGTgctgagaagcatctaagtttttaAGGACATTGAAAGTATTAAGATCAagttagaatgcgttttgcttttatttcatttgagtaaatctgacttgttatgctttgacttataatcacttaaaatcaatcTTTATAGTTAATAGATCTGTTTGTTTAtcctacctgaagcagtgcatttggtttgcagtttcagaggctccccttgggataacaagcctggtacatatcaatttctttgttaaattgataaACTCATATAAgtttgcagcatccagcaggcataactggacactgccagACGGAGGGttctgtctgggactggagatattggctagtgtcctTCGCCTGCAAGCAGCTGGGAGcaacttacatgccagaggctgtgtgtgaacagcccaggagtggggttctcacagcagagcagggtgaggctggctcccagagtcaagggttGGAGTGGCcgagcagatcactggtccagacaacactagaggggaacatcacactcACCTCCTCATCTCTCTAGCCCAATGGCCTCTGCAGGCAAGAGCTGGACCCAGCACACCAGGAACGCCTGGGGTGGCTGCCATAGCCCCTTCAGCGAGCCTTTCCCCACAAAGTCAACCCTACAAGGTCATTTCCAACAGCATCCTGGAATCTGCCTACAAACCAGCTGACAAAAAGGAAGCGACAGGAGACACATACTATAACAGCTTCCTTCTCTGCCTTGAGGGCTGCTATGCTGGCCTCGCGCTCCTCCTTGGTCAGGACTCGGGATGCTGTCTTAATACGGTGGAAATCCTCTGGGCTCATAATGAGGGATTCTCCCGACGGGTCCTCTGCAGGAACACTGGCAGAACAAATGAGCaggacacagagagcagagtcaCTGACATTGATTCTTCCTACCCCCCACCTCGCAGACACTTCCCCATAACCACGTCAGCCTGGGAAATGCCTGGTGGTTTCCTGTGCGGAGTTCAGACCCTGTGGCGCTGCCTGCAATAGGGGTTACCGGATCCATGGAAGGACTGTGTGAGTGCCTGAGCGAgtcagcagacacacacacaagagagcctagatccacaaagggcaCTGCCACGCTGAGCATGGCAATGCCTAAGACCTGGCACCCTGCCACCCAAtggaatccacaaagcctgaattaggcTCCTGGGCTCTCTACACAATAtatggggagagataggtgcctgAGAATGAGATCCACCAAAGCCAGCACGCTAGGCGGGGAGCTGTCTAAACTAGCTAATCACAGATACTGACGAGGGGTGTGTtctaagccccacccctctccgGGACTTAGGCTCCTCAGCCCAGGCTAGCGGGAAGCACCTATTTCTGCTTGGGATCCACATCTGGGTTCCCTCCCCTAGAGTCATGTGCCTAAGCCACTTCTTCCAAGAAGAGTGGCACGCACCCCACTCCATACAaaatgggaggggaagaaggCCTCCCTTGCAATCTTTAGCCATCCTGTGCCGGACGTGGAGAAGGGACTTGGGTGTAAAGTCATTGGCACTGCCTTTGGCCCGATGcctatttcattatttatacaaagtggaacaccTTCACCAGGAGATATGGAGAGCCCGGCCCCAGAACACTCAACAGCcctgtgattagggcactcacttgagaGGTGGGAAACCCCTGTTTAAATCTGTTCTCAACAGGCAAAGAGTGGAATGGAATCAGGGTCTCCCACACCCCAGGTGGGTACATAACTGCTGCACTAACGGGTATAGGGGAGTTCCTCCTTGTCTCCTCTCCCTGGCCAgttaggcatgctcagagcacaccGAACAGAGCAGGTCCTGCAGGCAGGCTAGGTTTGAGGATCACATTAGGAAACAGACAGGTGCCCAAACACCTATGAGAGCGGTGTCCATGGCCAGAGGCAAAAACTTAGGTGCCTTGGGAACTTTTACAGTGAACACTGTAGGTgtctacagggttaggcagcagcagagcagggattggGTGAATTGCCTTGGTACCCAAAACTGTGTATATGGGTCAAATTGCCTAGGCCTAATTTAGTGTGGGGAGTAGGCAATGGTGCTTCAGGAGGAACACTGTCAGGTTTGTGGGGAAGGAAGAGCCCCAAACCCTAGTAGAGCAGCATGATGCTATCACACACTGGGCAAAGTGACTTCACTCCAAGAATGACGGTGCTTAGACATCTCCAGTGATACTGTGTAAGTGCAGAAAAATCAAAGACTTCCCTTCATGCAACTCCAGGGCAAACATCCAAACCATCGAACACATCATAATGCAGAACCCCAAACACGGGTTTAAAGGTGAACTGGGTGATATCCACAAAGTCAGAGGGGAGGTCTTGAAATGGCTTATCGACTTGTAAGTGCATCTACAGAATGTTGCTCTGCAGATACCATACATGCACATGAAAGAGAGGGGCAGTACTGTACAAAGACAATCATGACTAAGCCCAAGCCCAAAGTCTATAGGCCAGCTTTCCTCCAGGGACTGGATTTGATCCATATGGAGGTAGGATAGAACCTCATAGTACCAAACAGCACAAGGTGCATCTGTAACAGCATGATGCCAACAGGTCATTTCCTGTGGACTCCCCATGAGTTTGACTGGAATCACAAAAACACTATGTGTGGAGCTATTTTGCCCCTGGTAAAAGAAGTTCAAAACATTTCAGAGTCAAACTTGAATTTCCCAACTTTCTGTGAAAGTAGCTCAACTGTCATCCTGGTGCTTTCACCAATTTCAAGGGGACATGATCATCTTCACTGCTTGTCCTCAGCAGGTCAGCCCCGCTGTGCACTGTCAAACAGCTGTTGTCCTTCACCCCAGTGATGTTTGCAATTCAGAAATGGATGATGTAATCCCTGTGCCTAGTTTGTATGGCAGTTTGTTGAGATTGCAAAGTGTGTTGAGTCTCTAGGGACAGAAAGATACCAGGGAAATATAAGGACACTGTCCTAACCAGGAAACCGAAAACACCTGCATGCTACACACATTgctgacaaaagacccttaaagGGTTAATATCTTTATATAAGCCAGTATAGTTTCCTGTAATGAGCACAGAATGCGGAAACAGAAGCAACTGAATTCTAGTCTCAGTTCTGCAGATGACTCACTGCGTGACCTAGGGGAAGCTGACCATGCCCCATTTTCCCAGTTGTAAAATGTGATAATATGGGTCTATTTCCCAGAGGAGTTGTAAGAAACAAATGACTCTGTGTATTActcagatatcatggtgatgggCGCGGTATAAGAACATGAATAGAAGAGAGTGTGTGAGGCACTTTGAAGATGTTGAGTGCTAAGgatttaataattattattagtattattatataTTGCCTTTCATCCACCCACATAGTGATACCTGCTTAATCATTTCTTCAAAGACAACAGCAGCAGACTGGATTACAAAAACACTTCAAAGAATggttaatagtaataataatatcaTTGCTGTACTTTGAACCTTTCATCCTCGAGGATCTAGAATAGCCACCTCGTCAAATGACACATTAACCTGAGGTGCCTCAGTGTTTgggtgcccagcctgagacatcttgggcctgactttcaggcactctcattgacttctgttGGAGCTCTGGCAGCTCAGCATCTCTAGAAGTCAGttcccaggggtctcaaactgggtGCCCAAAAATTTGGAGTGCTCGACATCACCCTTGAAAACGTTAATCAGAGTGCCTTGGATCATTTCACCTACCACAAAAATGAACCCACCTCTGGAGTGAGACGCGATGGCTGTTTAACAATGTACAGTAACACTACACACAGCTTAAGGCAGGAGGTGAAGAAGAATCCTGCATGCAGTTAAAACAGCAGGGAAAATTTAGAGAGGCAGAAAATAATTGTGTGAACTGATATGTGGCCAagacaattgccctgttcttgCAAAGTGCTGTGGGTTCTTTAATGAGTACTCATGGCCCTTCTTTTACAGCTCAGTCCTGCTTAGAAAACATTCCTGGAGCAATCCACAGCCCTGTCTGCTGGATGTTGACAATGCACTATTTTCCGTACTTAAGCTGCCTTTCATACATACGGGGACATATGGGGCAGAGTTTGCTTATGTCCAGAAGATgctatgtgctgctcctgtcctgcATATACTATTGCCTGAACAAGAGGGGCCTGTAATGTGGCCACTGAGGGAGGGAGCTTTATAGAACAGGGTGCTAACAGTGCTCTCTGACTGGCTCTCAGGAGGAGTCACTCCACTCCATGATGCCTAACTCACTTCACACCTCAAACCAGGCATTCCAGGGCATTGTCACTTGCTTCATCTTCAGGAGGCTACGCAGCAAGGGCTAGACTAGCACTGTAGTGCTTTCATGGGACAGGCACGCAGACCCATGGGGTCCCTGACACAACCTCAAAGCAGAGGCTCAGGTGCTGGCTTACATGAGATCACGGATGAGGTCCCTGGTGATGAGGCGGATGGTCTCAGGTTTGTGGCCCCAGCCACAGGCAGAGGGTGATTTCTGGACAGTCTGCACATCCTGTAGGATCACTAGCGGGCTGTCAGAGCATGATCGCTGTAGGTtctgaaagaacaaaagaaagagaaatggggTCTTCTCAGGGTTACTCATTACTCCCCACACAAAACACATCTTTGGAATCCTGAAGTGTCTCTCCCCTGGCTCCTGTGCATGGCTGTACCATTGTGAGAGCTCTGATCCCAAGCACTAACTTAGCACAGAACATTAATGACCCTTTCTTGCAAACATCCTGACAGACTGCTGGGTCCGGGAATAGGAGCTGAAGCCTTTCACCTGGTTCTAATCCAGGCCAAGCACCAGCCCCTTTCTAGCCCTAGTCACCAGAACCTGAAGGATATTCTCTCCCAACAGCTGTTTAGGTGCCAGCATCAGCCCTGCTCCATGAACAATTGCATGAACTGAGCTGACGTTGTTCACAATCCACCTGCCTAATGCCCCAGGAACAGCTGTACTTACTTTGGGGGAGCTGGTGGCCTATCCCCCTCTCTAGTTCTGCATGGGGCCTGGCAGAAGCTAAAAGCAGAAAGGAGTGAGGACGAGTTGGCCCAATTCTCCGAGGGCAGGCAGTGAGTACCAGGGGTATTGGGAGATCCTTTGGAGGTTTGGATTCTGTAGGAGCCAAGCACCCAGCCCCCGTTACAGATCCTGCAGAATAGATTAATTCAGCCCTAGAAATGAACCTTTCAAAGAATAACTTTCCCTAAAGCTGGTCCTGTCCCCATTCATTGGAGCTGACATTGCCACCTAGTGAACAATCCAGCACGCTCCAGGGGTGATTCAGCTAGACCAGCCTGAAGGCACTTGTGCTGTCTTCTGATACAAAAACAAGTATCAGTGCAAGAGGTAGTTAATGTATCATGGAGATAAAAAGTTCAAATACACAAACCCAAGAAACTGAAAGGTGATGGTCTCCAGAATAGTATTAACTGAGCCATATGGCACATGATGACTCCTGGAGATCAGAGATGGACTGTGGTGCTGGGATGGATCCAGTGCAGAATGGTCCCAGGGTGGTGAATACAACATACTGAATAGTGCTGCatcaaaagcaaacattattacgcccattttacagatgggggaaacagACCCAGAGAGGTCAGACTGCGTCCTATGACAAATGCGTAGAAATAGATGTGCAATGTGGCTAAGATAATGCTGCTCTGGGGATTGTAACTTTGGATCGTCCTGACTTGTCTGTGTCTAAATTCTTAAGATTAATATAATCTACCTGCCAATATAGTGTCTAAGTGGTGAATGATGAAATAACAGTGTTAGTGCTGAATTACGTACCCTTTAACACAAAGAAAACAGTGTCATTTATTCCTATCTGTGATTGAGTCAGCCAGTCCTCTAGTTCCCATGGAACTCATTGGGGTGGCTGTGTTTACTCTGTGCTGTCACACATACCGAGGAACTCAATTAATGCTACAGTGATTACTACAATAAACTCCCCACTGATAATATCAGCCTGGAGGCTTGTGTGATATCAGATCACAAATCTGTGTAGGGCTCTTCTGGCATTAAATACAGCAAGTCCCAGACTTCGGGCCAATGCTCATTCCCCACATAAAGCTGGACGACTCCGCCTTGTGGACCAGCCTCTTGAGACACCTGAAGTTTGAAAGGGCAGTTACTGTTCATTTACTGACATTTAATACCTCTGCTCTCCTAACCCAGGAATGGCCAAAAGGGTTTTACACAGTTTTCTCTgaaagaatcatagactattagggttggaagggacctcaggaggtcatctagtctaaccccctgctcaaagcaggactaatccccagacagattttttaccccagttccccaaatggccccctcaaagattgaactcacaaccctaggtttagcaggccagtgctcaaaccactgggctatccctcccctcactcTAAGGAGTGAGGCCCAAATAGAAAGGTTTAGCCCAAACCAGCCATTTTGGaccggggcagtagaagcaggggagcctcggccctttaaatagcccccagagctctggggtagcgggggagggagggcctccggcagctatttaaagagTCGGGGATCCAGCTCCCTCTGCCGCcctagtcctttaaatagctgctggagccctgtcgcttccccagggctccagcagctatttaaagggccagggcggcagaagcaggggagccgcAAGCCATTTAATtagccccccagagccctggggaagcaggaggctccaggggctatttaaagggcccttgactccagctgcctctgcaccccggtcctttaaatagtcaCCAGAgccccaccgcttccccagggctccggaGGCTATTCAAAGGACCAGggcggtggaagcaggggagctccaggccctttaaatagctcccagagccccaggctgctgctgctacgcCAG
The genomic region above belongs to Gopherus evgoodei ecotype Sinaloan lineage chromosome 24, rGopEvg1_v1.p, whole genome shotgun sequence and contains:
- the CFAP45 gene encoding cilia- and flagella-associated protein 45 isoform X1, which translates into the protein MPASASSSASSRSRARTRYRTKALRSEVDESLFGVAKNLQRSCSDSPLVILQDVQTVQKSPSACGWGHKPETIRLITRDLIRDLIVPAEDPSGESLIMSPEDFHRIKTASRVLTKEEREASIAALKAEKEAVIAGVNERKNTVKQKGIVQKKKEKLSDLEEEAKERAQYLLQRANRMRMEQEDEVKELSEMILNAKCQAIRDAQMLEKQLIEKELEEEEKRLDQMMEVERQKATKMQEELEQKRKQEQIRGRQHIIKQIEKNQQERAMKAEQRDQEAQEMLDYLEQLQMEDLRDMEHRHEQKRKIQAEIKRINDENQQRKEEQLAQERMADQRVLEYQKQKMAREAEFEAEQEKIRREKEMETARLRALQEKAQDYQAEQDALRAKRNQEATEREWRRKEKEAAQRKAETEAMLKNSRLEQIAHKEHSLAVQVQRDRNEFERILRAQRDQIEKERKEQERRTALHLNHADQVRRQVREQQQKQVQERIATFEEGKRLKEEARRRSERIGEIKRKKMEELRAAGLPEKYCAQVERRALIEPASVH
- the CFAP45 gene encoding cilia- and flagella-associated protein 45 isoform X2; this translates as MNLQRSCSDSPLVILQDVQTVQKSPSACGWGHKPETIRLITRDLIRDLIVPAEDPSGESLIMSPEDFHRIKTASRVLTKEEREASIAALKAEKEAVIAGVNERKNTVKQKGIVQKKKEKLSDLEEEAKERAQYLLQRANRMRMEQEDEVKELSEMILNAKCQAIRDAQMLEKQLIEKELEEEEKRLDQMMEVERQKATKMQEELEQKRKQEQIRGRQHIIKQIEKNQQERAMKAEQRDQEAQEMLDYLEQLQMEDLRDMEHRHEQKRKIQAEIKRINDENQQRKEEQLAQERMADQRVLEYQKQKMAREAEFEAEQEKIRREKEMETARLRALQEKAQDYQAEQDALRAKRNQEATEREWRRKEKEAAQRKAETEAMLKNSRLEQIAHKEHSLAVQVQRDRNEFERILRAQRDQIEKERKEQERRTALHLNHADQVRRQVREQQQKQVQERIATFEEGKRLKEEARRRSERIGEIKRKKMEELRAAGLPEKYCAQVERRALIEPASVH
- the CFAP45 gene encoding cilia- and flagella-associated protein 45 isoform X3 is translated as MSPEDFHRIKTASRVLTKEEREASIAALKAEKEAVIAGVNERKNTVKQKGIVQKKKEKLSDLEEEAKERAQYLLQRANRMRMEQEDEVKELSEMILNAKCQAIRDAQMLEKQLIEKELEEEEKRLDQMMEVERQKATKMQEELEQKRKQEQIRGRQHIIKQIEKNQQERAMKAEQRDQEAQEMLDYLEQLQMEDLRDMEHRHEQKRKIQAEIKRINDENQQRKEEQLAQERMADQRVLEYQKQKMAREAEFEAEQEKIRREKEMETARLRALQEKAQDYQAEQDALRAKRNQEATEREWRRKEKEAAQRKAETEAMLKNSRLEQIAHKEHSLAVQVQRDRNEFERILRAQRDQIEKERKEQERRTALHLNHADQVRRQVREQQQKQVQERIATFEEGKRLKEEARRRSERIGEIKRKKMEELRAAGLPEKYCAQVERRALIEPASVH